A stretch of Triticum aestivum cultivar Chinese Spring chromosome 1D, IWGSC CS RefSeq v2.1, whole genome shotgun sequence DNA encodes these proteins:
- the LOC123160276 gene encoding nuclear transcription factor Y subunit C-3-like, which yields MRLPSPYSGVFRGGSTARTGPHALPLARIKKIMKRSARDGSGGDSAGARMISCEALVVFSSACELFVAELTRAAWDSTLEGRRRTVHAEDVAAAVRDTNVFDFLVDVVKARPSDDGVSAGDGEGSVAPAVGVHGGMQGRRL from the coding sequence ATGAGGCTGCCGAGCCCGTACTCGGGGGTGTTCAGGGgcgggtcgacggcgaggacggGGCCGCACGCGCTGCCGCTGGCGCGGATCAAGAAGATCATGAAGCGGTCGGCGcgggacggcagcggcggcgacagCGCCGGGGCGAGGATGATCTCGTGCGAGGCGCTGGTGGTGTTCTCCAGTGCGTGCGAGCTGTTCGTCGCCGAGCTGACGCGCGCCGCCTGGGACTCCACGCTTGAGGGCCGGCGCCGGACCGTGCACGCCGaggacgtcgccgccgccgtcagggacaccaacgtcttcgacttcctcgtcgacgtcgTCAAGGCCAGGCCGAGTGACGATGGCGTCAGTGCTGGGGACGGCGAAGGCAGCGTCGCGCCCGCCGTAGGTGTCCACGGCGGCATGCAGGGTCGTAGGTTGTGA
- the LOC123173864 gene encoding non-classical arabinogalactan protein 31 has translation MVSVSFKIHGAVAALLLGSLILCSGASMDQPAAYKHVAPAPTPAPAPIQPVIIVQGLIYCKSCNLRGYNAGMDASPLANATAKLVCYGSKGGYRVLNMTSTATDESGYFLVMVYDLAMFSRRSCRVYLRTSPTPLCDAPFLPADASLGIVLKREEVRPSLPVGVRGVYSARTALMYAPRKGAKCPAYTTEE, from the exons ATGGTGTCCGTCAGCTTCAAGATCCATGGAGCCGTTGCCGCTCTCCTCCTCGGCTCCCTCATTCTCTGTTCCGGTGCGTCCATGGACCAGCCGGCTGCTTACAAGCACGTCGCTCCAGCTccgacgccggcgccggcgccgatcCAGCCGGTGATCATCGTCCAGGGTCTCATCTACTGCAAGTCCTGCAACCTCCGCGGCTACAACGCCGGCATGGACGCCTCGCCTCTCGCCA ACGCGACGGCGAAGCTGGTGTGCTACGGGAGCAAGGGCGGGTACCGGGTGCTGAACATGACGAGCACGGCGACGGACGAGAGCGGCTACTTCCTGGTGATGGTGTACGACCTGGCCATGTTCAGCCGGCGCAGCTGCCGGGTGTACCTCCGCACCTCGCCCACGCCGCTCTGCGACGCGCCCTTCCTCCCGGCCGACGCCTCGCTGGGGATCGTCCTCAAGAGGGAGGAGGTGAGGCCGTCGTTGCCGGTGGGCGTGCGCGGCGTCTACAGCGCCAGGACCGCGCTCATGTACGCGCCGCGCAAGGGTGCCAAGTGCCCGGCCTATACTACTGAGGAGTGA